Within the Platichthys flesus chromosome 16, fPlaFle2.1, whole genome shotgun sequence genome, the region GTCGGTGTTGAAGGCACAGCGCCCATCACTGCCTGTGGTGCATTGCACTGGGGACCTCCCTGTTGGCTGTTCTGTGCAAGAGAGGTGACACTAACAATCTGGATGTCATTTTCTTCCTTATCTCCCACGAGTTGCTGTTCTGACCTGCTGCCGCCGCTCGACTCCCCGTACCCAGGTGGCTTTCCACAAGCCTCTGGATTTGTAGAAGTTTGTTTGGCAAAGTCCGCAGCTGCTGTGAAGCCAGCGTGGTGAGATGCCTTCCGTAGGAGGTTATGGAGATGAGCGTTACTCCAGCTATCTTGTGTTGTCGCAGCTTGAGCTTGCATGTGGGCTACATTTGTTGTGCTGCCTCCACCCTCCACAGGTCTGACCCGCCCCGGGGGCCTCCCTTGGAACTCCCTCAGGAACAGGTAGATGGCCTGGGCCGACACCTTGatgttctccagctccagcacagCTTTGATCTTACGGAAACTCAGACCAGCTTTCCTCAGCTCCACCACTTTGTGCTTGGCGGCGTCATCCAGCCGGCCCATGGTCTCTCAAAGGAGAACAGCCCTGGGAGTTAGGCTGTTTATCTTCTAgacaattgaaataaaaaaaataaactgtcatCAATACTCAATCAGCAATATATCTCTGCCACCATAACAAGAAGAAAAGTGATCAGTCCAGAGATCCTTTGCAGGTTTTGACAGTTTCATATAATAAGGTTGTTATCTACTTATGTTTTCCAAACTATTCTATATTGACAAAAAATATTTCTCATTAGAGCAACATTTTGTACAACAACTGCAACCAATTAAAGTGTCTCTTGTACAATTTACCTTACACCAGTCATGTTAAAGCGAAGTGTATTCCAAATGATATATCACTGATCAAATCCACATTTAATCAAATCTCATACTCAAATGTCGCATTGAATTGGGACGTGGTGAATTCGAATTGAATTGGACAACGTCTCATTGGTTAAACACTGTTTGCTCTTTATATGGTCTGATTAAGCTTACATGGTATTTATGAGACACACGAATTATATaagattaaaatataatgaaacaaatgaaaaatttTTATTTCGACTGTGTTTTTTCTACAATCTGCCacaatatattacattatagtTATATTTAGTGTGAATTATTAGAAACTGGTTTTACTTTAAAGTGGGACAAATCAAACAATGCTAGGCGCCACTGGTTAACATTGGTATAGCCTGGCTACACATTAATACAcactatacaaatatatatacccccccccccccccccccccacacacacacacacacacacacacacgtctggtAATGGACGCTAGCAGAGCTTGCTAACATCAACAGCGATCACTATGATCGGTCTATAAAGTGATGCGTTTACCTTGCTGTCAGGAGGTGCGCTGGATTATTGTCTCCTGTCAGATTTAAATCAAGTCAAGTGTCGAGATGATACATTTCCACTTCGCGCAGCTACGATGCAACGACACGCGCACAAACCGCacatttttctgttattttatcgATAAGAACTATTACAAACAAACCACTTGTGTGGGGGCGCTCAGGTTCTGACGTCACGTCCGCTCACACGTCATCACCGAGCGACCAACGCGCCGTCGGTGTTTGAAGCGGATTCCCTCGTTTGAACGAAAATGTAAGTTCAGGCTTTTAAATGAGTCAAAACGAAGCTCGGGTTATTTGGATAATGTCGATTAACACGAAGTGGAACCACGCGCCGTCTTTTCTGACCCCGTGAACCTCTCATTAGAGGAGAGGTTGTCGACAAACGGGGACCAGGCTGCCTGCTTCTGGTCTAGAGTGGAAATCAATGGCGGCGCGTGTATTCTGTTGGTCGTAATGTTAATATACTTGCGACGTTTCAGTGGTTTAAACGATGTCACTTTCTGTTTTTACCTAAGACAAGAAGTTTACATTGAATTTGTTCGGGTATTTGATTTTCCCCGTTTGGTTTAAATGCGATCTTTGACCCAAGCACACAGCTGGTCCTGCGATGCAGGAGAAACgatttactttgttttgttCCCGAAGAAATATCAATTCACAGAATTTTAGTGGCCAAACATTTCGGTTATCAATCGATTATTGAGTTATTTATCATCCCAGACTcagttgttgtttattgtgGGTCGCATCTTCTTATAAGCAAGGATTGGCCTGTTTTGTAGCATTgtagttttaatattttttgcttttgttctgtAGCTCCGACCACGTTTTAATTCAAAGACaatattttaaggatttatgGCCTTTACAGATTGATTGACAATGAAAATGACTGACTGTTGCAGCCCTACATCTTTCACCATTCACAGGATCTCACTCACTTTTCTCTGTTGACTTTAGGGCACCATCTCCCACGAAGCGGAAAGATGAGGAGAAAACTAAAGACCGAGGTAAAGACAAGagtgaaagaaaggaaggagacaaggagagaggACGGGACAAAGTAAGGAAACGACGCAGTGCATCGAGTGGTACTAGCAGCAACAGGTTTGTTctctaaaacacacatttgtaacCATGTCTGCGAAAACATTGTTCTTGACTTTATATACTTTGTACTAAAGCTTAACTGTGTTTTGAATATGACCAGATCGAGCTCTGGATCAAGCAGCAGCTCTGGTTCTAGTTCAGGTTCCTCAAGTGGGTCCAGCTCATCTGGTACCAGTCGCTCTGGTTCCTCCAGctctcgctcctcctcttccagctccTCTGGCTCCCCGAGCCCCAGCCGCAGACGGCACGACAACCGCCGGCGCTCACGCTCAGAGTAAATCACCTCATCGAATTTAGCCGCACAGAGTTTTTGCAATATTTGCTACGTTGTTCCTTTAAATTGCTGGGACGTTAATCCATGTTTGATTTGTGATTCTGCAGGTCCAAAACACAGAAGAGGGGAGatgagaaggaaagaaggaaaagaagccCGAGCCCCAAACCAACTAAACTCCACCTGGGCCGGCTGACCAGGAATGTCACCAAGGTCAGCAAAAAAGAAATTGTTACACATTTCCAACCCGAGCAAGTCGCCAAGTGGTAGCTCTGCTGCTTTCAAGCTGCTACTCTTTATTTCAAGGTTTTCTAAAGGATTGAAtatgatttcaaattaaaacattaccTCGGTCAGTGAAaatgagggaaagaaaaagttcTGATATGCGCGATTATGTATTAATAATATGAATGTTGTCCAATTTTAAACTGTCTATTTTATGGATTATTTTCCGCGTCAATATTCCTCCACAGATGTTCAAGGATGTTTCCTTCCACACTTGTAATAAGTATCTCTCTACCTTTTTTTGCACAGGACCACATCCAGGAGATCTTTTCCACTtatgggaaaataaaaatggtCGACATGCCAGTGGATAGGGTCCACCCACACTTGTCCAGGGGCTACGCCTACGTGGAGTTTGAGACCCCCGAGGACACCCAAAAGGCCCTGAAACACATGGACGGAGGTGGGCTGGAGTCTCTGTTTCCTTGGATCTGTCTCCTGAGATTACTTTGGGTATTCATTTCGATGACTTTTGTAATCTACAGGTCAGATTGACGGACAGGAAATCTCTGCATCTGCCGTGCTGGCCCAGCGAGTCCGCCCTCCACCTCGCAGACCCTCTCCCCCTCGCAGAATGCCCCCTCCACCACCTATGTGGCGTCGCAGCCCGCCACGCATGAGGAGAAGGTCAGTCTCCCAATCTCGTGAAATTTATTCAACTAGTGATTTCTTTCAGTCAGTGAAATGTCTGCCTGTACTCGCTTTGCACACTTTTGCACTGTGTGTGATTATTTTTcgattgtattttttttcttcttgctttCAAACCACAGCCGTTTTCTTCCTGTGTTCTTGCAGGTCCCGCTCACCGAGGAGGCGGTCCCCAGTACGCCGCCGCTCTCGCTCCAGATCTCCTGGTCGCAGGCGCCACCGCTCCCGCTCCAGCTCTAACTCCTCCAGATAGACAGGTTTCCGGCCTCCAGATGCCAAGTGATCACCCTCCTGCTTTGACTGACATTGTGGACTTACCAGAAATAGGTTCATCTGATTTGTAGCCAATATAAACATCTGCCTGCATGTAGGAAgtggattttttgttttgttttgcgtTTATTCGGAAAGTTGGCACATGGTTGGGTCATGCCCACTTGGGTCTCTTTTTAAAGGGTTTCTTCTTTTTACCATGATCTGAattttttttgatattttgacaAATAAAGGTTCTGAAACATGTACAGTGTGTCAGTTCTTTCTGTAACAGCCAGGGGGAGATTCGGCCTCAACTTGCTTTGCCTTGCGTTTGCCTTGCTCAACGCAGCTTTACTCAGTCTTTAgagaacacaaaaacatttaatgtgTCTGCAATTGTTGTagctgccaaggaggttatttttCTCATTCCTGTCCTTTTGTTCTTTGGGTGGTTTGTTAGATTGTTTTGAAGCAAGATTATACAGAAACGACTGAGTGGATTTCCTCGAAACATgaagggaaaagggaaaaacaatttcattttcGTGTGGGTCCGGGTCATCCTGCCTTATGTTGCTGCGAGCCTCTAGAATAAGTTGCATAGATGATGGATTGATTTGGAACATATAGGGCATTAGTCGACATTTTTACTGTTTGCCCAAgaagtaattcatggatcttgacaaaataaataacagccaTGTTAATGGAACTAATAGCTATGTGTTGTATTGAGCGCccttttaatttcaaatgaatATGGACTTCCAAATAGAAACAGCAGTTTTCTCATAGTTCCACAAAAACACTTAAATTGTCAATCACAATCAGCCATTAGACCTTtggaataaacaaaataaaacgagaaaagataagataatcctgtAATAGTCCCACTAGGGAAATATGGAAGTAATGTACAATAATATTAGTGCTTTAACAGAATCCACAGTACAGTGGTGCAGCTGTCATTGTTTGGCATCATCTACTGAGTAGATAGAAATTATATTCAGGAAGATTTAGTACAAGCTTTCTTTTTTGCATGTGGATGAAATATTTCTGTAAATCATTTGATTGGCACCTGAAGCAGATTACACATATCTCAAGTTGCACTCACAGGTGATATAAATCGCTTGGGCTTGTTAAGAGCAGGGGTCTGCACTGACTTTGATTGATTGACGTCTCCTTCACCTTGTTACACAAATCCCTCCTCAGCTCCACCCACCTTTAACactgcggtcaagccagccgGCACTTGcgtctctgtggtcaaatcagccgacacagaaattcaaCTGCGTGCATATATTGTCAATTATGGTAAATGCATCCAAAgcgttttttttcaaaataaactgttgacatggagcataaacaaaatgcataatttaaaaagaaatgggTTGGATTATATTCACAAGAAGTATATGTCGCCTCAAgtgtcatttttatgaaaagcattagcacaaaataaaagtcaaacatttttAGCTTCAAGTAGCTAAAttctactgtaaaaacactttgctcaataagttccgAGTGAGACTGATGTGCCTGTGTttaggacctctctgactaccttcATACTGAATATCAATCATTTTTACTGTACAGAtatggagatttttcaaagtaaagtccaacatgtgtacaTCAAATCAATtgatttctggatatttcaaagttcgATGAAAatactttgctcaataagttcagtgTGAGACTGAAATGCCTTTCTCCAGGACTTCTCTgactacatactgaatatcaaacatttttttctgtatagatttggagatttttcaaagtaaagtccaatattttcactgtggaatacatcatttcaggatatttcaaagttctataaaaacactttgctcaataatttcagagtgagactgatatgcctgtgttcaggatcTCTCTGACTACCTATATACTGAATATGAAAAAAGTTTGACTGTATAGAGTTGGAGATTTTTcgaagtaaagtccaacatgtgtgcaatcaaatcagttaatttgtggatacttcaaagtactgtaaaaacactttgctcaataacttcagagtgagac harbors:
- the LOC133970639 gene encoding RNA-binding protein with serine-rich domain 1-like; this translates as MAPSPTKRKDEEKTKDRGKDKSERKEGDKERGRDKVRKRRSASSGTSSNRSSSGSSSSSGSSSGSSSGSSSSGTSRSGSSSSRSSSSSSSGSPSPSRRRHDNRRRSRSESKTQKRGDEKERRKRSPSPKPTKLHLGRLTRNVTKDHIQEIFSTYGKIKMVDMPVDRVHPHLSRGYAYVEFETPEDTQKALKHMDGGQIDGQEISASAVLAQRVRPPPRRPSPPRRMPPPPPMWRRSPPRMRRRSRSPRRRSPVRRRSRSRSPGRRRHRSRSSSNSSR